In Halorhabdus tiamatea SARL4B, a genomic segment contains:
- a CDS encoding transcription elongation factor Spt5 — translation MGIFAVKTTASQERTVADMIMNREEDSVHAALAPDSLTSYVMVEADDASVFERILDEIPHANGVVQGKSSIKEVEHFLSPTPDVEGIAEGDIVELIAGPFKGEKAQVQRIDEGKDQVTVELYEATVPIPVTVRGDQIRVLDSEER, via the coding sequence ATGGGTATCTTCGCCGTCAAGACCACGGCCAGCCAGGAGCGCACCGTCGCCGACATGATCATGAACCGCGAGGAGGATTCGGTTCACGCGGCACTCGCGCCGGACAGCCTCACCTCCTACGTCATGGTCGAGGCCGACGACGCCTCGGTGTTCGAACGCATTCTCGACGAGATCCCCCACGCCAACGGCGTCGTCCAGGGCAAGTCCTCGATCAAGGAGGTCGAGCACTTCCTCTCGCCGACGCCGGACGTCGAGGGGATCGCCGAGGGTGACATCGTCGAGCTCATCGCCGGCCCGTTCAAGGGCGAGAAGGCCCAGGTCCAGCGCATCGACGAGGGCAAAGACCAGGTCACTGTCGAACTCTACGAGGCGACGGTTCCGATTCCCGTGACGGTTCGTGGGGACCAGATTCGGGTACTGGATAGCGAGGAACGGTGA
- a CDS encoding FAD-dependent oxidoreductase, with the protein MDRTTTTVSAVRSVGSDAVAIDLETPTDFDAAPGQFVTFSLPAVSDESRFYTVSSPDVEATFEITVGIDPDGELGPHIADLSPGDEVAISGPFGSAYYEGEDRVVVLAGGPGVGPAIGIAERALDDGGGAALVYRDDEPIHRERLDALADRGAFVRVIETDGAVADAARESITGDPAEQVFVYGFADFLDVATDAIETAGGDAEAAKVENFG; encoded by the coding sequence ATGGACCGAACAACCACGACCGTCAGCGCCGTTCGCTCGGTCGGCTCCGACGCGGTGGCGATCGACCTGGAGACGCCGACGGACTTCGACGCTGCCCCCGGCCAGTTCGTGACGTTCTCGCTGCCCGCAGTGAGCGACGAATCCCGCTTTTACACCGTCTCCTCACCCGACGTCGAGGCGACCTTCGAAATCACCGTCGGGATCGATCCTGACGGTGAACTCGGTCCCCACATCGCCGACCTCTCACCCGGTGATGAAGTGGCGATATCGGGGCCGTTCGGGAGCGCCTACTACGAGGGCGAGGACCGCGTGGTCGTCCTCGCGGGCGGCCCCGGTGTCGGCCCCGCGATCGGGATCGCCGAACGAGCACTCGATGACGGCGGCGGGGCCGCACTGGTCTACCGCGACGACGAGCCGATCCACCGCGAACGGCTGGACGCCCTCGCCGACAGGGGGGCGTTCGTCCGGGTCATCGAAACCGACGGGGCTGTCGCCGATGCGGCCCGTGAGTCGATCACGGGCGATCCAGCAGAGCAAGTGTTCGTCTACGGTTTCGCGGACTTCCTGGACGTGGCGACCGACGCGATCGAAACGGCCGGTGGCGACGCCGAGGCGGCCAAAGTCGAGAACTTCGGCTAG
- a CDS encoding 2-oxoacid:ferredoxin oxidoreductase subunit beta, whose amino-acid sequence MSSDTHFTDFKSDKQPTWCPGCGDFGTMNGMMKALAETGNDPDNTFLVAGIGCSGKIGTYMHSYALHGVHGRALPVGTGVKLANPDLEVMVAGGDGDGYSIGVGHFIHAVRRNIDITYVVMDNRIYGLTKGQASPTSRQGFETATSPEGTVEPPVNPQALALAAGGTFIAQSFSSDSQRHAELVQQAIEHDGFGFVNVYSPCVTFNDVDTYDYFRDAIVDLEETDHDPGNYEAAKDRIMDPGTEHIGILYQNEDSVPFSEREGIDRNMADIPDGAPERADRLVREFY is encoded by the coding sequence ATGAGTTCTGACACGCACTTCACGGACTTCAAATCCGACAAGCAACCGACCTGGTGTCCCGGCTGCGGTGACTTCGGGACGATGAACGGCATGATGAAAGCCCTCGCGGAGACCGGCAACGACCCCGACAACACGTTCCTCGTCGCCGGGATCGGCTGTTCGGGCAAGATCGGGACGTACATGCACAGCTACGCGCTGCACGGCGTCCACGGCCGCGCCCTGCCGGTCGGGACGGGCGTGAAACTCGCCAACCCCGACCTGGAAGTGATGGTCGCCGGCGGCGACGGCGACGGCTACTCGATCGGCGTCGGCCACTTCATCCACGCCGTCCGGCGGAACATCGACATCACCTACGTCGTGATGGACAACCGGATCTACGGCCTGACGAAGGGCCAGGCCTCGCCCACCTCGCGCCAGGGCTTCGAGACCGCGACGTCGCCGGAGGGCACCGTCGAGCCGCCGGTCAACCCGCAGGCGCTCGCACTCGCCGCCGGCGGAACCTTTATCGCCCAGTCCTTTTCCTCGGACTCCCAGCGCCACGCCGAACTGGTACAGCAAGCCATCGAACACGACGGCTTTGGCTTCGTGAACGTCTATTCGCCCTGCGTGACGTTCAACGACGTCGACACCTACGACTACTTCCGGGATGCGATCGTCGACCTCGAGGAGACCGATCACGACCCCGGCAACTACGAGGCTGCCAAGGACCGCATCATGGACCCGGGGACCGAACACATCGGCATCCTCTATCAGAACGAGGACAGCGTCCCCTTCAGCGAGCGCGAGGGGATCGACCGGAACATGGCGGACATCCCCGACGGCGCGCCAGAGCGCGCCGATCGGCTGGTTCGGGAGTTCTACTGA
- a CDS encoding 2-oxoacid:acceptor oxidoreductase subunit alpha, translated as MVNDLNWAIGGEAGDGIDSTGKIFARALSRAGRHVFTSKDFASRIRGGYTAYKVRTAVERVESVVDRLDVLIALTERTIDENLDELQEGSVIIYDGEQTTMADVEVPEGMIGLEIPLNSLAEEAGGAIMRNVVALGAASEVAGFPVEFLDEALVKRFGEKGEAIVANNREAARLGRDFVREETDYSDEFTLETTDEDYVLLNGDEAIGMAAIAAGCRFYAGYPITPATDIMEYLTGRIEAFGGAVVQAEDELSAINMALGAARAGARAMTGTSGPGIDLMSETFGLVATSETPLVIANVMRSGPSTGMPTKQEQGDLNAMLYGGHGEIPRFVLAPTTIGECFDKTVEAFNLAEKYQLPVYLTADLALAVTEQTYSPERFDMDAVEIDRGNVVDPDAVEEWLDEKGRFRAHAATEDGISPRALPGTPDAAHMTTGLEHDELGRRTEEEDIRVEQVKKRQRKVETAREREGFEYREFGDPDADTLVISWGSNEGAMREALGMLDDRDVDVRFLSVPYIYPRPDLTDEVESAEDVIVVECNATGQFADLIEHDTLTRVQRVTKYTGVRFKADELADEIEAAVAGERAPQEVRR; from the coding sequence ATGGTAAACGATCTCAATTGGGCCATCGGCGGGGAGGCGGGCGACGGGATCGACTCGACGGGCAAGATCTTCGCCCGGGCGCTCTCACGAGCGGGTCGCCACGTCTTCACCTCCAAGGACTTCGCCTCGCGCATCCGGGGCGGATACACCGCGTATAAAGTCCGGACGGCCGTCGAGCGCGTCGAGAGCGTCGTCGATCGCCTCGACGTCCTGATCGCGCTCACCGAGCGGACCATCGACGAGAACCTCGACGAGCTCCAGGAGGGCAGCGTCATCATCTACGACGGCGAGCAGACGACGATGGCCGACGTCGAGGTTCCCGAGGGCATGATCGGCCTGGAGATCCCCCTCAACAGTCTCGCCGAGGAGGCCGGCGGGGCGATCATGCGCAACGTCGTCGCGCTGGGAGCCGCAAGCGAGGTCGCCGGGTTCCCCGTCGAATTCCTCGATGAAGCCCTCGTCAAGCGCTTCGGCGAGAAGGGCGAAGCCATCGTCGCCAACAACCGCGAGGCCGCCCGCCTGGGCCGTGATTTCGTCCGCGAGGAGACCGATTACAGCGACGAGTTCACCCTGGAGACAACCGACGAAGACTACGTCCTGCTCAACGGCGACGAGGCCATCGGCATGGCCGCTATCGCCGCCGGGTGTCGCTTCTACGCGGGCTATCCGATCACGCCCGCGACGGACATCATGGAGTACCTCACCGGTCGGATCGAGGCCTTCGGCGGCGCGGTCGTCCAGGCCGAAGACGAGCTCTCGGCGATCAACATGGCACTCGGTGCGGCCCGGGCCGGTGCGCGGGCGATGACCGGCACCTCCGGGCCGGGGATCGACCTGATGAGCGAGACCTTCGGCCTCGTCGCCACCAGCGAGACGCCGCTGGTCATCGCCAACGTGATGCGCTCGGGTCCCTCGACGGGGATGCCGACAAAGCAGGAGCAGGGCGACCTGAACGCGATGCTCTACGGCGGGCACGGCGAGATCCCGCGGTTCGTCCTCGCGCCGACGACGATCGGGGAATGTTTCGACAAGACCGTCGAGGCGTTCAACCTCGCCGAAAAGTACCAGCTCCCGGTCTACCTGACTGCAGACCTCGCACTGGCAGTCACCGAACAGACCTACTCGCCCGAACGCTTCGACATGGACGCGGTTGAAATCGACCGTGGGAACGTCGTCGACCCCGACGCGGTCGAGGAGTGGCTCGACGAAAAGGGACGCTTCCGGGCCCACGCCGCGACCGAGGACGGCATCAGCCCCCGGGCACTGCCGGGAACGCCCGACGCCGCACACATGACGACTGGCCTCGAGCACGACGAACTGGGCCGCCGGACCGAGGAGGAGGATATCCGCGTCGAGCAAGTAAAGAAGCGCCAGCGGAAGGTCGAGACGGCCCGCGAACGAGAGGGCTTCGAGTATCGGGAATTCGGTGATCCCGACGCCGACACGCTCGTGATCTCCTGGGGTTCGAACGAGGGCGCGATGCGCGAGGCGCTGGGGATGCTCGACGATCGAGACGTCGACGTCCGGTTCCTCTCGGTGCCATATATCTATCCGCGGCCTGACCTGACCGACGAGGTCGAATCGGCCGAGGACGTCATCGTCGTCGAGTGCAACGCGACGGGGCAGTTCGCGGACCTGATCGAGCACGACACGCTGACGCGCGTCCAGCGCGTCACGAAGTACACGGGCGTCCGGTTCAAGGCCGACGAACTCGCCGACGAGATCGAGGCGGCGGTCGCTGGCGAACGCGCCCCACAGGAGGTACGACGATGA
- a CDS encoding phosphoadenosine phosphosulfate reductase family protein: protein MPSEADFPVYVDVDYTDGDGENPADYPSTEHKIEKAIEVTREGLEQYDNPVVMWTGGKDSTLTLYFVKQVADRFDLEVPPVVFIDHYQHFDELMDFVEHWADEWDLDVIWARNTDVGEYVDEHGLEPGDDIPIEDLSEHNQHHVRNILEYEEDTFPFLLDTYVGNHLLKTVALNDAIEEYDVDGILSGVRWDEQEARADETFFSPRHDPDIYPPHDRIQPILQFAEPDVWETFWHFVVPDTVEEFPEEGYVPQGQDDLPEGVQKEDVPVSPKYFAGFRSLGSQVSTDKAAEEPAWLQDMANTTERAGRAQDKEDLMERLRDLGYM, encoded by the coding sequence ATGCCCAGCGAAGCTGACTTCCCCGTATACGTCGACGTGGACTACACCGACGGCGACGGCGAGAACCCCGCCGATTACCCGAGTACCGAGCACAAAATCGAGAAAGCAATCGAGGTCACGAGAGAAGGTCTCGAACAGTACGACAACCCAGTCGTGATGTGGACCGGGGGCAAGGACTCGACGCTGACGCTTTACTTCGTCAAGCAAGTCGCCGACCGCTTCGACCTCGAGGTTCCGCCGGTCGTGTTCATCGACCACTACCAGCACTTCGACGAACTCATGGACTTCGTCGAGCACTGGGCCGACGAGTGGGATCTCGACGTCATCTGGGCCCGGAACACCGACGTCGGCGAGTACGTCGACGAGCACGGCCTCGAACCTGGCGACGATATCCCGATCGAGGACCTCTCGGAGCACAACCAGCATCACGTCCGGAACATCCTCGAGTACGAGGAGGACACCTTCCCGTTCCTGCTTGACACCTACGTCGGCAATCACCTGCTGAAGACCGTCGCACTCAACGACGCCATCGAGGAGTACGACGTCGACGGCATTCTCTCCGGTGTGCGCTGGGACGAGCAGGAGGCCCGCGCCGACGAGACGTTCTTCAGCCCCCGCCACGACCCGGACATCTACCCGCCCCACGACCGGATCCAGCCGATCCTTCAGTTCGCCGAACCCGACGTCTGGGAGACCTTCTGGCACTTCGTGGTGCCGGACACGGTGGAGGAATTCCCCGAAGAGGGCTACGTCCCGCAGGGCCAGGACGACCTGCCCGAGGGCGTCCAGAAAGAGGACGTCCCGGTCAGTCCCAAGTACTTCGCCGGCTTCCGATCGCTCGGTAGCCAGGTCAGCACTGACAAGGCCGCCGAAGAGCCCGCCTGGCTCCAGGACATGGCCAACACGACCGAACGCGCCGGCCGCGCCCAGGACAAAGAAGACCTGATGGAACGGCTGCGCGATCTCGGCTACATGTAG
- a CDS encoding ABC transporter ATP-binding protein, which produces MTAIEIDGLHKNYGDLTALDGLDLTVESGEVYGFLGPNGAGKSTTINLLLGFLDPSSGSATVLGHDIVTESQALRRRIGVLPEAFSPYERLTAREHVRYAADLKDVQVDPDALLDRVGLTRDAWDRPAGGFSTGMEQRLALACALVGDPELLILDEPSSGLDPRGMAELRDLIREESADGTTVFFSSHILSEVEAVCDRIGILVDGALVAEGTIDELRDGTETHSPLSIRVDEVPENLDLSDLDGVASVTVEDNTLSTLVTDAGAKIEVIRRVDQVAEIRDVISEPASLEALFDRYANGESLTRTGDDSDGSSAEVTA; this is translated from the coding sequence ATGACTGCCATCGAGATCGACGGCTTGCACAAGAACTACGGTGATTTGACAGCCCTCGACGGGCTGGATCTCACTGTCGAGTCCGGCGAGGTCTACGGCTTTCTCGGCCCGAACGGGGCCGGGAAGTCCACGACGATCAACCTCCTGCTTGGCTTCCTCGACCCCTCGTCGGGTTCAGCGACGGTGCTGGGTCACGACATCGTGACCGAATCGCAGGCGCTCCGTCGACGGATCGGCGTCCTTCCGGAGGCGTTTTCGCCGTACGAGCGGCTCACTGCCCGCGAGCACGTCCGGTACGCGGCCGACCTCAAGGACGTCCAGGTCGACCCGGACGCGCTCCTCGACAGAGTGGGACTCACTCGGGATGCCTGGGACCGACCGGCCGGTGGCTTCTCGACCGGGATGGAGCAACGCCTCGCGCTGGCCTGTGCGCTGGTCGGCGATCCCGAACTACTGATCCTCGACGAACCCTCCTCGGGACTCGATCCGCGCGGGATGGCCGAATTACGCGATCTCATTCGCGAGGAATCCGCTGACGGGACGACCGTGTTCTTCTCGAGTCACATCCTCTCGGAGGTCGAGGCCGTCTGTGATCGGATCGGGATTTTGGTCGATGGTGCCTTGGTTGCCGAGGGGACGATCGACGAACTCAGAGACGGGACCGAGACGCATTCGCCGCTCTCGATCCGGGTCGACGAGGTGCCGGAGAATCTCGACCTCAGTGATCTCGACGGCGTCGCGTCAGTGACTGTCGAGGACAACACGCTCTCCACGCTGGTCACTGATGCCGGCGCGAAGATCGAGGTCATTCGCCGCGTCGATCAGGTCGCCGAAATCCGGGATGTCATCTCCGAGCCGGCCTCCCTCGAGGCGCTGTTCGATCGCTACGCCAACGGGGAGTCACTGACGCGGACGGGAGATGACTCGGACGGGTCGTCCGCGGAGGTGACAGCATGA
- the ftsZ gene encoding cell division protein FtsZ has product MDSIIDDAMEETDDDPEEPSVEEHDEPTDTATEEPATSGQMTDEELADVVEDLETKITVVGAGGAGGNTVTRMMEEGIHGAKLVAANTDAQHLADEVKADTKILIGKKRTGGRGAGSVPKIGEEAAQENIEDIQQSIDGSDMVFVTAGLGGGTGTGSAPVIAQAAQDAGALTISIVTIPFTAEGERRRANADAGLERLRAVSDTVIVVPNDRLLDYAPSMPLQDAFKICDRVLMRSVKGMTELITKPGLVNVDFADVRTIMENGGVAMIGLGESDSENKAQDSIRSALRSPLLDVEFDGANSALVNVVGGPDMSIEEAEGVVEEIYDRIDPDARIIWGASVNHEHDGQMETMIVVTGVESPQIYGKSEAEREKAAQRMGDDIDYVE; this is encoded by the coding sequence ATGGACTCTATCATCGACGACGCCATGGAGGAGACCGACGACGACCCCGAGGAGCCGTCGGTCGAGGAGCACGACGAACCGACAGACACCGCGACCGAAGAGCCTGCGACGTCCGGCCAGATGACCGACGAGGAACTCGCCGACGTCGTCGAGGACTTAGAGACCAAGATCACGGTCGTGGGGGCCGGCGGGGCCGGGGGCAACACCGTCACGCGCATGATGGAAGAGGGGATCCACGGCGCGAAACTCGTCGCGGCCAACACCGACGCCCAGCACCTCGCCGACGAGGTCAAGGCCGACACGAAGATCCTGATCGGCAAGAAGCGCACCGGCGGCCGCGGAGCCGGGTCGGTGCCGAAGATCGGCGAGGAGGCCGCCCAGGAGAACATCGAGGACATCCAGCAGTCCATCGACGGCTCGGACATGGTGTTCGTCACCGCCGGACTCGGCGGCGGGACCGGGACCGGCTCGGCGCCGGTCATCGCCCAGGCGGCCCAGGACGCCGGGGCACTGACGATCTCGATCGTCACGATCCCCTTCACTGCGGAGGGTGAGCGCCGTCGGGCGAACGCCGACGCCGGTCTCGAGCGGCTTCGGGCCGTCAGCGATACCGTGATCGTCGTGCCGAACGATCGACTGCTCGATTACGCGCCGTCGATGCCGCTACAGGACGCCTTCAAGATCTGTGACCGCGTGCTCATGCGCTCGGTCAAGGGCATGACGGAACTCATCACCAAGCCCGGTCTGGTCAACGTCGACTTCGCCGACGTTCGCACCATCATGGAGAACGGTGGCGTCGCGATGATCGGTCTCGGCGAATCCGATTCGGAGAACAAGGCCCAGGACTCGATTCGCTCGGCCCTGCGTTCGCCGCTGCTGGACGTGGAGTTCGACGGTGCGAACTCCGCGCTGGTCAACGTCGTCGGTGGGCCGGACATGTCCATCGAGGAGGCAGAGGGCGTCGTCGAGGAGATCTACGATCGGATCGATCCCGACGCCCGGATCATCTGGGGCGCGTCGGTCAACCACGAACACGACGGACAGATGGAGACAATGATCGTCGTCACGGGCGTCGAGAGTCCACAGATCTACGGCAAGAGCGAGGCCGAACGCGAGAAGGCCGCCCAGCGCATGGGTGACGACATCGACTACGTCGAGTAG
- a CDS encoding DUF7110 family protein, with the protein MTSRVYRLHSTLELPLEDVHDHFDDPDLPEVIDDVEITRRNNTLILSAISDDESISKYTPTAQLKASVTENRVYEEEPEPPRGTGGGGQWGALEEEEEEIESELVEYACFKGDRETVLQNTTLQFPMFEVLCDIAEIAEKGTLTAIIAVDGELQAVQIVDGERTPASITVTEDPADDPGEDGVDWRDNEFIH; encoded by the coding sequence ATGACGAGCCGCGTATACAGACTTCACTCGACGCTCGAACTGCCCCTCGAAGACGTCCACGATCACTTCGACGACCCGGACTTGCCCGAAGTGATCGACGATGTCGAAATAACACGCCGGAACAATACGCTTATCTTGAGCGCGATATCCGACGACGAGTCGATCAGCAAGTACACGCCGACGGCCCAGCTCAAGGCCAGCGTCACGGAAAACCGCGTCTACGAGGAAGAACCCGAACCGCCGCGAGGGACCGGTGGTGGCGGTCAGTGGGGTGCACTCGAAGAGGAAGAGGAGGAGATCGAATCCGAACTCGTCGAGTACGCCTGCTTCAAGGGCGATCGCGAGACGGTCCTCCAGAACACGACCCTGCAGTTCCCGATGTTCGAAGTCCTCTGTGACATCGCGGAGATCGCCGAGAAGGGGACCCTCACCGCGATCATCGCCGTCGACGGCGAGCTACAAGCCGTCCAGATCGTCGACGGCGAGCGAACGCCCGCCTCGATCACCGTCACCGAAGACCCTGCCGACGATCCGGGAGAGGACGGAGTCGACTGGCGCGACAACGAGTTTATCCACTGA
- a CDS encoding FAD-dependent oxidoreductase, whose translation MSTHVAVVGAYGSAGAAVAGDLADDPDIELTLIDDGDPGGGLCILRGCMPSKEVLSAAEHRFGARKDERLVGEVPDVDIEAVVERKNDHTSGFAQHRRDAIAELAEQENVEFIHDTARFVDDRVLEVDGRRIEPDYVVIATGSNVAIPPIPGIEDVPVQTSADVLDRTEFGDSAIALGLGYIGLELVPYLTEAADVDLTVVEALPEVLEEADEPFGEELLAYYREHFDVDVLLDAEGTSVEQTDDGGVRMTVDVGGDTRTIEADELFAFTGREPALDRLGIENTSLSPGEDWVSDTMQAAGDDRVFVVGDVNGREPILHVAKEEGFTAAENVRRLRDGDSLEEYENVHHHVIFSGLGVLPYARVGHSVESAEAAGLEFVTATRDASSDGVFKTKDVADGLARLVVGTDGTVLGYQGLHYHADVMAKTMQLAVEMELDVREIPDRAYHPTTPEVLDGLIGDTAAKLE comes from the coding sequence ATGAGCACGCACGTCGCAGTCGTTGGCGCATACGGGAGTGCCGGCGCGGCAGTCGCCGGTGATCTCGCCGACGATCCCGACATCGAACTCACACTGATAGACGACGGCGACCCCGGCGGTGGCCTGTGTATTCTCCGCGGGTGTATGCCTTCGAAGGAAGTACTCTCGGCTGCCGAGCACCGATTTGGGGCCCGAAAGGACGAGCGACTCGTCGGTGAGGTTCCGGACGTCGATATCGAAGCCGTCGTCGAGCGCAAGAACGACCACACCTCGGGGTTCGCCCAACATCGCCGCGACGCCATCGCCGAACTCGCCGAGCAGGAAAACGTCGAGTTCATCCACGACACCGCCCGGTTCGTCGACGACCGCGTCCTCGAAGTCGACGGTCGCCGGATCGAACCCGATTACGTCGTCATCGCGACGGGCTCGAACGTCGCGATCCCGCCGATCCCCGGCATCGAGGACGTGCCCGTCCAGACGAGCGCCGACGTCCTCGACCGGACCGAGTTCGGCGACTCGGCGATCGCGCTGGGGCTCGGATACATCGGGCTTGAACTCGTCCCGTACCTGACCGAGGCCGCCGACGTGGATCTCACCGTCGTCGAGGCACTCCCCGAGGTCCTCGAAGAGGCCGACGAACCCTTCGGCGAGGAACTACTCGCGTACTACCGCGAGCACTTCGACGTCGACGTCCTGCTCGACGCCGAGGGAACGTCCGTCGAGCAGACCGACGACGGTGGCGTCCGGATGACCGTCGACGTCGGTGGCGACACACGCACCATTGAAGCCGACGAACTGTTCGCCTTCACCGGCCGCGAGCCGGCGCTCGACCGCCTCGGCATCGAGAACACGTCACTCTCGCCAGGCGAGGACTGGGTTTCCGACACGATGCAAGCCGCGGGCGACGATCGGGTCTTCGTCGTCGGCGACGTCAACGGCCGCGAACCGATCCTCCACGTCGCCAAGGAGGAAGGGTTCACTGCCGCCGAGAACGTCCGCCGTCTCCGGGATGGCGACTCCCTCGAGGAGTACGAGAACGTTCACCACCACGTTATCTTCTCCGGACTCGGCGTCCTCCCCTATGCCCGCGTCGGCCACTCGGTCGAGTCTGCCGAGGCGGCCGGCCTGGAGTTCGTGACGGCGACTCGCGACGCTTCCTCGGACGGCGTCTTCAAGACCAAAGACGTCGCCGACGGACTTGCCCGGCTGGTCGTCGGCACCGACGGGACGGTCCTGGGATATCAGGGGCTGCACTACCACGCCGACGTGATGGCCAAGACGATGCAACTCGCCGTCGAGATGGAACTCGACGTCCGGGAAATCCCCGATCGGGCGTACCATCCCACGACGCCCGAAGTTCTCGACGGACTCATCGGTGATACGGCAGCAAAACTCGAGTAA
- a CDS encoding ABC transporter permease: MSQTLTVARNDFRDVRRSKLLWGVMGIYVAFTALILYAEGTAAEPDLATAVFNQFFLTTLLLPLIAIAGSYLAIAGERESNTVAFLLSQPTSRAAVVAGKFLSRTLLIVGSLLVAFVVGGAIAVVMYPSLEPGVSGAFVVLSIVFVGAYVGPSIAISAATDTRSRAIAGAAGFYVLTDVLIVFGDFSLVGALRFLFAETLGLELGEHFYSFVFNLTPAGSHLNTMYFIFDPSKYPQLPPQDAGQPVYLDPWFSVVILLAWAVVPLAVGYWRFRGAQLG; this comes from the coding sequence ATGAGCCAGACGCTCACCGTCGCCCGGAACGATTTCCGTGACGTTCGGCGCTCGAAACTGCTGTGGGGCGTGATGGGGATCTACGTCGCGTTCACGGCGCTGATCCTCTACGCGGAGGGGACGGCCGCCGAACCCGACCTCGCAACCGCGGTGTTCAACCAGTTCTTCCTGACGACGCTGCTCCTCCCGCTGATCGCCATCGCCGGGAGTTACCTGGCTATCGCGGGCGAGCGCGAGTCCAATACGGTCGCGTTTCTGTTGAGCCAGCCGACTTCGCGCGCGGCGGTGGTGGCGGGGAAGTTCCTCTCCCGGACCCTGCTGATCGTCGGGTCGCTGCTCGTCGCGTTCGTCGTCGGCGGGGCCATCGCGGTCGTGATGTACCCCAGCCTCGAACCCGGCGTCTCGGGGGCGTTCGTCGTCCTGTCGATCGTCTTCGTCGGCGCGTACGTCGGCCCCTCGATCGCCATCTCCGCAGCGACGGACACCCGATCGCGGGCGATCGCCGGCGCGGCCGGGTTCTACGTGCTCACGGACGTCCTGATCGTCTTCGGGGACTTCTCGCTCGTCGGCGCGTTACGGTTCCTCTTCGCGGAGACGCTCGGCCTCGAACTCGGCGAGCACTTCTACAGCTTCGTGTTCAACCTCACGCCGGCGGGATCGCACTTGAACACGATGTACTTCATCTTCGATCCCAGCAAGTACCCGCAACTCCCGCCCCAGGACGCCGGCCAGCCCGTCTATCTCGACCCCTGGTTCAGCGTCGTGATATTGCTGGCATGGGCCGTCGTCCCCCTGGCCGTCGGCTACTGGCGCTTCCGGGGTGCGCAACTGGGGTGA
- a CDS encoding protein translocase SEC61 complex subunit gamma: MDVPYDLTSYVRVLKLASTPSWQEFSQIAKIAGAGILLVGLLGFVIFVLMTPITGGL, encoded by the coding sequence ATGGACGTTCCGTACGATCTCACGTCATACGTGCGGGTACTCAAGCTCGCGAGTACCCCCTCCTGGCAGGAGTTCTCCCAGATCGCGAAGATCGCGGGCGCGGGCATCCTCCTGGTTGGATTGCTCGGGTTCGTGATCTTCGTCCTCATGACCCCGATCACAGGTGGTCTGTGA
- a CDS encoding winged helix-turn-helix domain-containing protein gives MDFDTLVHQPTRLQIFAYLYRHDEAAFSEIVDELDLTEGNLASHMNKLAEADCVDVEKQFVDDSPQTTYRLTDHGRETFEDHVGQLEALIESLDE, from the coding sequence ATGGACTTCGACACACTCGTCCACCAGCCGACCCGCCTGCAAATCTTCGCCTACCTCTACCGCCACGACGAGGCGGCCTTCTCGGAGATCGTCGACGAACTCGATCTGACGGAGGGAAACCTCGCCAGCCACATGAACAAACTTGCGGAGGCCGACTGCGTCGACGTCGAAAAACAGTTCGTCGACGATTCCCCACAGACGACCTACCGACTCACCGATCACGGCCGCGAGACGTTCGAGGACCACGTTGGCCAGCTAGAGGCGCTGATCGAGAGTTTGGACGAATAA
- a CDS encoding DUF5783 family protein — MTDFDPDRFTDKYEHYFTELQQAYRQAFEAMSERHDSDLIHGIDQRILAESEPFYEEDGRFRIELPEDATDRLPDVDADRLETVLGEYTDELATQLQAVFDVEDNR; from the coding sequence ATGACCGACTTCGACCCGGACCGCTTTACCGACAAGTACGAGCACTACTTCACCGAGCTCCAGCAGGCCTACCGTCAGGCGTTCGAGGCGATGTCCGAACGCCACGACTCGGATCTGATCCACGGGATCGACCAGCGGATCCTCGCCGAGAGCGAACCCTTTTATGAGGAAGACGGTCGTTTTCGGATCGAACTACCCGAGGATGCCACCGACCGACTCCCCGACGTGGACGCCGACCGGCTCGAGACGGTCCTCGGAGAGTACACCGACGAACTCGCCACCCAGCTACAGGCTGTCTTCGACGTCGAGGACAACCGGTAA